A region of the Legionella sp. PATHC035 genome:
TGTTGGAAGGGAAATTGTTATTTCAGCATTAAGGGAATGGATGGCTGAAATTGGTCGGCGTGCCAGTGTGACGGTCGGTTATGTCGGCAAGATAAAAACTTTTTTACAAATGGTGGCTTTATTTTTATTGTTGGCTTTTAATTCTTTAGATACATGGGGTGGTATTTTCGGTTTTGTCTTACTGTATGTGGCCGCAATTTTAACGATTTGGTCGATGATTATTTACTTGGCGATTGCTTGGCCAGAATTAACGAAAAAAAATTAATTTTATTATTGACAGGGTGTTAAATTTCGGTAGAATCACACCCCGTAGAGACGCGGGAATAGCTCAGTTGGTAGAGCACAACCTTGCCAAGGTTGGGGTCGCGAGTTCGAGTCTCGTTTCCCGCTCCAAATTAAAGCGACAAAAAAAGTCGCTTTTTTTTTTAAGAGCTTTAAGAGATAGACCTATTAGAAGTATCAAATGAGGCTGTGTGGCAGAGTGGTCATGCAGCGGCCTGCAAAGCCGTGTACGCCGGTTCGATTCCGGCCTCAGCCTCCATAAGAAAATTGCCCAGGTGGCGAAACAGGTAGACGCAAGGGACTTAAAATCCCTCGGAGCTTAACCTCCGTGCCGGTTCGATTCCGGCCCTGGGCACCAATTACCAATCATTCTGTCGCCAGTAAGATTAACGCAAGAATTGCAAAAACCATTCCCAATCCATGTTTGAAAGTCAATCCTTGCTTGAGAAACACGACGCATAATAATAGAGTAATCATAGGGTACATGGATGTGACGAGCACTACCGGCATTGTAGGTCCATTTTGTAGTGCCAAAATGAAAAAAATACAGGCAATACCACTCGCTAAACCATTCAATAACCCATACGCTCCTCCCCGCGGGCAAAGATCCAATTTAAAATCAAGTAATACCAAGGCGATGATGCCTGAAATTAATACGCCGATACTTGAATAAAAGGTAATGGAAAGAGGATTGATAAAGCTTGATGCTCTTGTGCCCCAATAGCCCCAGGCACCATAAAGACATAAAGCAATGAGTGAAGGCAAATACCAAGAGCTCGGATTCATACAAATTACCTTACCTGTTAGCGAGTTTACAAAATGTTATATAGGATAACTGGTAGTCTATTAAAAAGACACTACTCAGTATGTT
Encoded here:
- a CDS encoding EamA family transporter; translation: MNPSSWYLPSLIALCLYGAWGYWGTRASSFINPLSITFYSSIGVLISGIIALVLLDFKLDLCPRGGAYGLLNGLASGIACIFFILALQNGPTMPVVLVTSMYPMITLLLCVVFLKQGLTFKHGLGMVFAILALILLATE